A region of Pseudomonas putida DNA encodes the following proteins:
- a CDS encoding acetolactate synthase 3 large subunit, with protein MELLSGAEMVVRFLRDEGVKHIYGYPGGALLHVYDALFKEPEVEHILVRHEQAATHMADGYARATGKAGVVLVTSGPGATNAITGIATAYMDSIPMVILSGQVPSTMVGTDAFQETDMIGISRPIVKHSFMIKNATEIPEVLKKAFYLAQSGRPGPVVVDIPKDMTNPAEKFEYVYPKKVKLRSYSPALRGHSGQIRKAAEMLLAAKRPIVYAGGGVILGGGSEALTEIAKSLNLPVTNTLMGLGSYPGTDRQFVGMLGMHGSFTANMAMHNADVIFAVGARFDDRVVNGPAKFCPNAKIIHIDIDPASISKMIKADVPIVGPVDSVLTEMLGILKEIGEQPDKAAQEAWWKQIDEWRGDGDLFPYNKGDGSVIKPQTVIETLCEVTKGDAFVTSDVGQHQMFAAQYYRFNKPNRWINSGGLGTMGFGFPAAMGVKLNFPDQDVACVTGEGSIQMNIQELSTCMQYGLPVKIVNLNNGVLGMVRQWQDMAYNGRHSHSYVESLPDFIKLAEAYGHVGIRITSLKDLKPKLEEAFAMKDRLVFIDIAVDRTEHVYPMQIKDGSMRDMWLSKTERT; from the coding sequence GTGGAGCTTTTATCTGGCGCTGAGATGGTCGTCCGCTTTTTGCGTGACGAAGGCGTTAAGCACATCTACGGGTACCCTGGTGGTGCTCTCCTTCATGTTTATGACGCCCTGTTCAAGGAACCGGAAGTCGAACACATCCTGGTTCGCCACGAACAGGCTGCGACCCATATGGCGGACGGCTACGCCCGTGCCACCGGCAAGGCCGGTGTTGTGCTGGTAACCTCCGGCCCGGGTGCGACCAATGCCATTACCGGTATTGCCACCGCCTACATGGATTCGATTCCGATGGTCATCCTGTCCGGCCAGGTGCCTAGCACCATGGTGGGTACCGATGCCTTCCAGGAAACCGACATGATCGGTATCTCGCGGCCGATCGTGAAGCACAGCTTCATGATCAAGAACGCCACCGAGATTCCGGAAGTACTGAAAAAAGCCTTCTACCTGGCGCAATCCGGCCGTCCTGGCCCGGTCGTGGTCGACATTCCAAAAGATATGACCAACCCGGCCGAGAAGTTCGAGTACGTCTATCCGAAGAAGGTCAAGCTGCGCTCCTACAGCCCGGCGTTACGTGGCCACTCCGGCCAGATCCGCAAGGCCGCCGAGATGCTGCTGGCTGCCAAGCGCCCGATCGTCTATGCCGGTGGTGGCGTGATCCTCGGTGGCGGCTCCGAAGCCCTGACCGAAATCGCCAAGTCGCTGAACCTGCCGGTTACCAATACCCTCATGGGTCTGGGTAGCTACCCGGGTACCGACCGTCAGTTCGTCGGCATGCTCGGCATGCACGGCAGCTTCACGGCCAACATGGCCATGCACAACGCAGACGTCATCTTTGCCGTCGGTGCGCGCTTCGATGACCGTGTGGTCAACGGCCCGGCCAAGTTCTGCCCGAATGCCAAGATCATCCACATCGACATCGACCCGGCGTCGATTTCCAAGATGATCAAGGCCGACGTGCCTATCGTGGGCCCGGTCGACAGCGTCCTGACCGAGATGCTCGGCATCCTCAAGGAAATCGGCGAGCAGCCTGACAAGGCCGCCCAAGAAGCCTGGTGGAAGCAGATCGATGAATGGCGTGGCGACGGCGACCTGTTCCCCTACAACAAGGGTGATGGCAGCGTCATCAAGCCGCAGACCGTGATCGAAACCCTGTGCGAAGTGACCAAAGGCGATGCCTTTGTTACCTCCGACGTGGGCCAGCACCAGATGTTCGCGGCGCAGTACTACCGCTTCAACAAGCCGAACCGCTGGATCAACTCCGGTGGCCTGGGCACCATGGGCTTCGGTTTCCCGGCGGCCATGGGCGTCAAGCTCAACTTCCCGGATCAGGACGTGGCGTGCGTCACCGGCGAAGGCAGCATCCAGATGAACATCCAGGAACTGTCCACCTGCATGCAGTACGGTTTGCCGGTGAAAATCGTCAACCTGAACAACGGTGTGCTGGGCATGGTCCGTCAGTGGCAGGACATGGCGTACAACGGCCGTCACTCGCACTCCTATGTCGAGTCGCTGCCTGACTTCATCAAGTTGGCCGAGGCCTATGGCCATGTGGGTATCCGCATCACCAGCCTGAAGGACCTCAAGCCGAAGCTGGAAGAGGCTTTCGCGATGAAAGACCGCCTGGTGTTCATCGACATCGCGGTTGACCGTACCGAGCACGTCTATCCGATGCAGATCAAGGATGGCTCGATGCGTGACATGTGGCTGAGCAAGACGGAGCGTACCTGA
- a CDS encoding YqcC family protein, with protein MIEQRILDIADHLLLIERELIVQGWWDDEPPSDEALESTVPFAVDTMSFEQWLQWIFLPRMKIIIELGQALPNASGILVMAETVFTDRPEQSRELRRLLAEFDQLIASGA; from the coding sequence ATGATCGAGCAACGCATTCTGGACATCGCCGACCATCTGCTGCTGATCGAGCGTGAGTTGATCGTGCAAGGCTGGTGGGACGATGAGCCGCCAAGCGATGAGGCACTGGAGAGCACGGTGCCGTTTGCCGTCGATACCATGAGCTTCGAGCAGTGGCTGCAATGGATCTTCCTGCCACGCATGAAGATCATCATCGAGCTCGGTCAGGCGCTGCCCAATGCCTCGGGCATTCTGGTGATGGCCGAAACGGTGTTCACCGATCGCCCCGAGCAGAGTCGCGAGCTACGGCGCCTGCTAGCAGAGTTCGATCAATTGATCGCTTCTGGAGCCTGA